In Halomarina salina, one DNA window encodes the following:
- a CDS encoding HalOD1 output domain-containing protein, whose translation MSAQQQTQVTDRSRQETPGEALMEEWSRLFGADGPRLYDVVDPDALDALFGARADDTPLDGTVSFNFRGLVFTISSCASVTVEDAEHATKSTTPQY comes from the coding sequence ATGAGCGCACAACAGCAGACCCAAGTGACGGACCGCAGCAGGCAGGAAACGCCGGGTGAGGCATTGATGGAAGAGTGGAGTCGACTATTCGGAGCCGATGGTCCTCGGTTGTACGACGTAGTGGATCCAGACGCGCTTGACGCACTCTTTGGGGCTCGCGCGGACGACACTCCTCTCGATGGTACTGTGTCATTCAACTTCCGCGGACTCGTCTTCACCATCAGCTCGTGTGCGTCAGTGACAGTCGAGGACGCGGAACACGCTACGAAGTCGACGACGCCCCAATATTGA
- a CDS encoding HalOD1 output domain-containing protein → MAPQEPVYWWLLATPACARTAVRQGTSRACIKASRTRFLSALPLASLALEDRGFALPRAEHEDEIRDGESAICAVVRVIATAEGCEPHRLPVLLYDVLNPDALNRLFRCPRGAPLLEGSVTFRYCGYDVTISMDRTITLSP, encoded by the coding sequence ATCGCACCACAGGAGCCAGTCTACTGGTGGCTCCTCGCGACCCCGGCGTGTGCGAGGACGGCAGTACGACAGGGTACGTCACGGGCCTGTATTAAGGCTAGTCGAACGCGCTTCCTCTCGGCCCTACCGCTCGCTTCGCTCGCGCTTGAGGACCGAGGCTTCGCGCTACCGCGTGCTGAACACGAAGACGAAATTCGAGACGGGGAGTCAGCTATTTGTGCTGTCGTGCGCGTGATAGCGACCGCAGAAGGCTGTGAACCTCATCGACTTCCAGTACTCCTGTATGACGTTCTCAATCCAGACGCTCTCAATCGCCTCTTTCGATGCCCTCGGGGTGCTCCGTTACTAGAGGGGAGTGTGACGTTCCGCTACTGCGGCTACGATGTCACGATTTCGATGGACCGTACGATTACCCTCTCGCCGTAG
- a CDS encoding DUF7504 family protein, whose product MGEKTGCSECGQLRGSSDVASALQTLKRNGSTLLVTGAVSDTVRAAVTRNLMGHPEENRRRILALIDAERSQPADYLPAGIATEDDETEVLDFRSDIRAATQVQSASSTARPPRRSTEVIRAHLLDAITRARYEESLAPGELRVGVVSLGPLLDEESLTDVLDFVRLLGNEIRRLNGMGHFHLPSEDSELISTLMSSIDARIELCSPDRTAPIHRFHLSVIGETTPWMRL is encoded by the coding sequence ATGGGGGAGAAAACGGGATGCAGCGAATGCGGGCAGTTGCGTGGCAGTAGCGATGTTGCGAGCGCGCTTCAGACGCTCAAACGAAACGGATCGACACTCCTGGTGACGGGTGCAGTCAGTGATACCGTTCGCGCAGCTGTGACGCGCAATCTCATGGGCCATCCCGAAGAGAATCGCCGCCGCATTCTCGCATTGATCGATGCGGAGCGGAGCCAACCAGCCGATTATCTCCCAGCAGGCATTGCGACTGAGGACGACGAAACCGAAGTCTTGGACTTTCGGTCGGATATTCGGGCTGCAACTCAGGTTCAGTCGGCGTCCTCTACGGCTCGTCCTCCGCGACGATCGACGGAAGTGATTCGAGCGCATCTCCTAGACGCTATCACGCGAGCTCGGTATGAAGAATCATTAGCACCAGGGGAACTTCGCGTGGGAGTGGTCTCGCTCGGGCCTCTGCTCGATGAAGAATCACTCACAGATGTCCTGGACTTCGTGCGATTATTAGGAAACGAGATTCGCCGCCTGAACGGGATGGGTCACTTCCACCTTCCGAGCGAGGACAGTGAGCTCATTTCGACCCTCATGAGCAGTATCGATGCTCGCATCGAACTCTGCTCACCTGACCGTACCGCGCCGATACACCGCTTTCACCTCTCGGTTATCGGTGAAACGACACCCTGGATGAGGCTCTGA
- a CDS encoding PKD domain-containing protein: MLAVTVILSTTTGFVAAATSTDLTATIAGDSTVAPGQTATVEIAVTDVDGGVGAADFGVELSSPGVATITDVSVENAGSSNNEVASDGQSANLQYAFADTTDTGSIVIAEVTVQATAEGTTDIEIGSSSNTGNLVVYDENGAGYTVDSVGSATLTVENVNQPPTADAGDDQTVGAGDTVSLDGSESTDPNPEDTLDYEWSQVGNGPQVTLSDNMVDNPTFTAPDVTSATTLTFELLVTDDDGDASTDTVEVTVQPPDAAFYELSNLQAPGSATQGDNIDISIDVENTGGQTATKNVEFRVDTDDDGSIADESALTSESVQLGPGASTTVSFDDVDTSGLPTGTLTHGVVTADDSAVAQITIEEPPEQPTKATTVSFQPTDASTAVGVSTTYQVVVDSAQGGVGAGEFRIAVDDSAIAQITDVNVLGSGSTSTELASDGSWVDVDYAFRDTPETGSVVFAEVTVEATSAGTTSLGIEPAAGNSDVLLFDEEGAGYTVTGTSGSNLEVVAVEFLVDNIDAPEKAAVGSTISVNGQVTNDGSVESTQPVELYLDTNGDEILELVETKQVTIDAGETVTVSFDVDVPANAPFGDHEYGIVTSVNSATGSIEFTPPAVSENQPLPGDLDGDGLFEDVNGDGQANVGDAQSLFSNRDDAAVQQYVAQYDFNDDGVVNVGDAQALFSLITGSDDS, encoded by the coding sequence ATGCTGGCGGTCACGGTTATCCTATCGACGACCACCGGGTTCGTCGCCGCCGCGACATCGACTGACCTGACGGCTACAATAGCTGGAGACAGCACCGTCGCTCCCGGTCAGACAGCGACAGTCGAGATCGCGGTCACAGACGTCGATGGCGGCGTCGGTGCTGCGGACTTCGGCGTTGAATTGAGCTCCCCTGGCGTCGCCACAATCACGGACGTTTCAGTGGAGAATGCCGGAAGCTCGAACAATGAGGTTGCCAGTGACGGTCAGTCGGCCAATCTGCAGTATGCCTTCGCCGATACCACCGATACCGGTAGTATCGTTATCGCAGAGGTGACCGTGCAGGCTACTGCCGAGGGGACGACCGACATCGAAATCGGTTCGAGCAGCAACACCGGTAACCTCGTCGTCTACGACGAGAATGGGGCAGGCTACACAGTCGACTCCGTCGGAAGTGCGACATTGACGGTTGAAAATGTCAATCAGCCCCCCACCGCAGACGCGGGCGACGACCAGACTGTCGGCGCAGGCGATACCGTGAGCCTCGACGGCTCCGAATCGACGGATCCGAACCCGGAAGACACGCTCGACTACGAGTGGTCCCAGGTTGGCAATGGGCCGCAGGTGACACTGAGCGACAACATGGTCGACAATCCCACGTTCACCGCCCCAGACGTTACGTCTGCGACCACGCTGACGTTCGAGCTTCTCGTCACGGACGATGACGGGGACGCGTCGACCGACACGGTCGAAGTGACGGTCCAGCCGCCGGACGCAGCGTTCTACGAACTGTCGAACCTGCAGGCACCCGGAAGTGCCACGCAGGGTGATAACATCGACATCTCTATCGATGTCGAGAACACTGGCGGTCAGACAGCCACGAAGAACGTCGAGTTCCGTGTCGACACGGACGATGACGGCTCGATTGCAGATGAGAGCGCGCTCACTTCCGAGAGCGTCCAGCTTGGGCCCGGTGCCTCGACTACTGTCAGCTTCGACGATGTCGACACGAGCGGGCTTCCGACAGGCACGCTCACGCACGGTGTCGTGACGGCTGACGACAGCGCGGTTGCACAGATTACAATCGAAGAGCCACCAGAACAGCCGACCAAGGCAACGACGGTGAGCTTCCAGCCCACCGACGCGTCGACCGCAGTTGGCGTCTCCACCACGTACCAAGTCGTGGTTGACAGCGCCCAAGGTGGCGTCGGTGCTGGCGAGTTCCGTATTGCTGTCGATGACTCTGCAATCGCGCAGATCACCGATGTGAACGTCCTCGGAAGCGGGTCGACCAGCACAGAACTCGCGAGTGATGGGTCCTGGGTAGATGTCGACTACGCATTCCGGGACACCCCAGAGACGGGGAGCGTTGTATTTGCGGAGGTGACCGTTGAAGCTACCAGTGCCGGAACGACCAGTCTCGGCATTGAACCAGCCGCTGGAAACAGTGATGTGCTCCTGTTCGATGAGGAAGGGGCCGGATACACTGTGACCGGTACTAGCGGGTCGAACCTGGAGGTAGTGGCGGTGGAGTTCCTCGTCGACAACATTGATGCTCCCGAGAAAGCAGCTGTTGGGAGCACAATCAGTGTCAACGGTCAGGTGACGAACGACGGAAGTGTCGAGAGTACCCAGCCTGTCGAACTGTACCTCGACACGAACGGAGACGAGATCCTCGAACTCGTCGAGACGAAGCAGGTGACCATCGATGCTGGGGAGACAGTCACCGTTTCGTTCGACGTCGACGTGCCCGCTAATGCTCCGTTCGGCGACCACGAGTACGGCATCGTGACATCCGTCAACTCGGCGACCGGATCCATCGAGTTCACCCCCCCAGCCGTCAGCGAGAATCAGCCTCTACCCGGCGACCTCGACGGTGACGGTCTATTCGAGGACGTGAATGGTGATGGTCAGGCAAACGTCGGTGACGCACAGTCGCTCTTCAGTAATCGCGACGATGCCGCCGTCCAGCAGTACGTAGCACAGTACGACTTCAACGACGACGGTGTCGTGAACGTCGGTGACGCACAGGCACTGTTCTCCCTCATCACAGGGAGCGATGACAGCTAA
- a CDS encoding DUF7344 domain-containing protein, producing MGGYDPNELSKSAAYTILADDRRRILVGILLEDQGEWEVAELTAEYVARTRDTAVDRLTDEMTRRGRIELEHVHLPRLNDHGVISYSHRQPLIVTENSIADLEPLV from the coding sequence ATGGGGGGATACGACCCGAATGAGCTGTCGAAAAGCGCTGCGTACACTATACTTGCCGATGACCGTCGGCGAATTCTCGTCGGGATACTGCTGGAGGATCAGGGCGAATGGGAAGTAGCAGAACTGACGGCAGAATATGTCGCTCGTACGCGCGACACAGCAGTTGATCGCCTCACGGACGAGATGACACGAAGGGGAAGAATCGAACTCGAACACGTTCACCTTCCCCGGCTCAACGATCATGGCGTGATCTCATACTCCCACCGGCAACCCCTCATCGTCACTGAGAACTCGATTGCAGATTTAGAGCCCTTAGTTTGA
- a CDS encoding DUF7503 family protein, with the protein MSDNKVTAFLGKNPKMTGVLFTILLILSTGEASAAFGNTIAGP; encoded by the coding sequence ATGTCCGACAACAAGGTTACAGCGTTCCTCGGCAAGAATCCCAAGATGACCGGCGTCCTGTTCACGATTCTCCTCATCCTCAGTACTGGTGAGGCTTCTGCAGCCTTTGGAAACACGATTGCGGGCCCGTAA
- a CDS encoding homing endonuclease associated repeat-containing protein, which produces MQVSTETLLTDLSRLEESLGRTPTANDVIRDSDHSVNTYYKRFGHQWSAVVRSYEDWKESGELPPEPEPFDWRSLHGNESTHIR; this is translated from the coding sequence ATGCAAGTCAGTACTGAAACACTGCTTACAGATCTTAGCCGGCTCGAAGAGTCGCTCGGTCGAACCCCGACTGCGAACGATGTGATTCGAGACAGCGACCATTCGGTGAATACCTACTACAAACGATTCGGCCACCAGTGGAGTGCTGTCGTCCGTTCATACGAGGACTGGAAAGAGTCTGGTGAGCTTCCTCCGGAACCAGAGCCGTTCGACTGGCGCTCACTCCATGGGAATGAATCGACTCACATCCGTTGA